The genomic stretch TCGGCGCGGGCCCGCTCGTCCTCGACGCGGCCGTTGAACTCTCCGCCGTGCAGGTCGAAGGCGACCTGGTAGAGCGGGGTCCGGGCGAGGTCGCGGTCGGGTACGAGTTCCTCGACGAGGCGTTCGAAGGGCAGCTCGGGCTGCGCGAAGGCGTCCTTGGCGGTGCCGGCGACGGCGTCCAGGGCCTCGGCGAAGGTCCGGGAGCCGTCCAGGCGGCAGCGGAGCACGAGGCTGCCGAGGAAGAAGCCGACGACACCTTCGAGTTCGGGCAGGCCGCGGCCGGCCACCGGGGTGCCGATGGACAGGTCCCACTGGCCGCTGTGGCGGCCCAGTACGGCCGCGTACGCGGTCAGCAGGGTCATGAACGGGGTGGCGCCGTGGCGCTTGCCCAGTGCGGTGAGGCCGTCGACGACATCGGCGGGGACCTCGAAGAGGGCGGCCGCGCCCTTGCCGTCGCGGACCGCGGGGCGGGGCCGGTCGGTGGGCAGGGCCAGCTCGGGCGCTCCGTCCAGCTGGGTGCGCCAGTGCGCCAGGGCCGGGGCGAGGGCGGCCTCGGTGAGTCGGCCGCGTTGCCAGGCCGCGTAGTCGGCGTACTGGACGGGGAGGGCGGGCAGGACGGATCCGAGCGGCCGGGTGCCGGCCAGCGCGGCCTCGGTCAGCAGGGCGAACTCGCGCTCCAGGATGCCGCTGGACCAGCCGTCGGTGGTGATGTGGTGCATGGCCAGGCCGAGGACTTGGCTGCCGTCCTCGGCCCGGACCAGGAGGGCGCGCAGCAGCGGGCCGTGTTCCAGGTCGAAGCCGTGGGCCCGGTCGGCGGCGAGCAGGGCGCCCGTCTCGCCGGCGGCGGCGCGGGCGGTACGGACCTCCACGCGGACGGCCGGGTCGATGATCTGCAGGGGTTCGCCGTCGGTCTCGACGTAGCGGGTCCGCAGCGCCTCGTGACGGTCGGTCAGGGCGTCGACGACCTGCTGGACGGTGTCCGGGCCGGCCTCGGCGGGTACGTCGAGCTGTACCCAGGAGACCCAGTCGGGGCCCTGGGGGGCGATCCGGTCGAGGAACCACATGCCGCGCTGGCCGTAGGAGAGCGGCAGCGGCGTTCCGCGCGGGACGGGGCGCGGGCCGGGCTCGTCCGCGGGGCCGAGCAGGGCGGCCTGTCCGGCGAGGGTGGTCTCCACGAACAGCCCGCGCAGCTGGATCTCGCGGCCGGAGACGGCGCGCAGCCGGGACGCGAGGCGGGTGAGCTGGAGGGAGGTGCCGCCGAGCCGGAAGAAGTCGTCGTCCAGGCCCACCGAATCGAGCTTGAGGATGTCCTGCCAGACGCCGGCGACGAGCCGTTCGGCGGCGGTGGCGGGCGCGCGGTGGCGGGTGGCGCGGGTGTCGGCGGTGGTGCCGGGGGCGGGCAGCGCGCGCCGGTCGACCTTGCCGCTGGTGGTGAGGGGGAAGGAGTCGAGCTCGACGAAGACCCCGGGAACGTGGGTCGCGGGGAGCCGCTCCTGGAGGAAGCCGCGCAGGTCCGGGAGGGTTTCGCCGTCGCGCAGGCGGACGTAGCCGGCGAGCCGCTTCGCACCGTCGGGCAGGGCGTAGGCGGTGACCACGGCGCCGGCGACGGCCGGGTGCGCGGCGAGCTGGGCCTCGATCTCGCCGGGTTCGATGCGGACACCGTTGATCTTGACCTGGTCGTCGAGGCGGCCGAGGAACTCCAGGACGCCGTCGGCCCGCCAGCGCACCCGGTCGCCGGTGCGGTAGAGGCGGGAGCCGTCCTTGGCGTAGGGGTCGGGCACGAACCGGTCGCCGGTCAGGCCGGGCCGTCCGGCGTAGCCGCGGGCGACGCCGGTGCCGCCGATGTGCAGCTCACCGGGGGTGCCCACGCCCACGGGGGCGCCGGCCGGGTCGGTGACGAGCAGCCGGATGCCGTCGATGGGGCGGCCGATGGGGACCAGGCCGGAGGTCTGCGCCGGGTCGAAGCGGTGGGCGGCGACGTCGACGGAGCACTCGGTGGGACCGTAGGTGTTCCACAGCTCGGCGGCGGACAGCTGCCGCAGCCGCTGGGCGAGTTCGGCGTGCAGCGGCTCGCCGGCGCAGGTGACGGCCCGCAGGGGGGCGCAGCGCTCCCAGCCGCTCTCCTCGACCAGCATCCGCAGGACGGACGGGACGACCTGGAGGACGGTCGCCGCGCTGTCACCGACGGCGCGGACCATGGCCGCCGGGTCGCGCTCCACGCCCGCGGGGGCGATGACGACGCTGGCGCCGCAGGTCAGGGGGGCGAAGATCTCCCAGCAGTGCGCGTCGAAGGTGGGGGCGGTCTTCTGCAGGACGCGGTCGGCGGGGGTGAGGGCGAGGCTGCGCACCGCCCAGTCGATGCGGTTGGCGATGCCGGCGTGGGGCACGACCACGCCCTTGGGGCGGCCGGTCGAGCCGGAGGTGTAGAGGACGTAGGCGGCGTTGGCCGGGTCCGGGCCGGTCCCGGGCGCGTGGTCGGGCAGGGCGGCGAGCGTCTCGCCGAGTTCGGCGGGGACGACCGGGCGGGCGCCTGCGGCGAGGACGGCGTCGGCCGCGTCCGCCGAGGTGACGGCCACGGCCGCGCCGGTGTCCTTGACCAGCCAGGCCAGGCGGGCCGGGGGCTGCTCCGGGTCGAGGGGCACGTACGCCGCCCCGGCCTTCCAGACCGCGAGCAGGGCGGTGACGAGCTCGTGGCCGCGCGGGAGGCAGACGGCGACGGGCACCTCGGGGCCGGCGCCCAGGGCGCGCAGGTGGTGGGCGAGCTGGTTGGCCGAGCGGTCGAGTTCCGCATAGCCGATGCTGCGTCGGCCGTCGACGACGGCGACCGCTCCCGGTGTCCTGGACGCCTGACGGGCGACGAGGTGGTGGGTGAGGGGGATCTCGTCGGGCGAGGATCCCGTCCGCGGTTCGAACATAGCGCTGGCACTCCTAATGAGATCGTCGGGCGAACCCCGGAAGCGGTGTGGTGCGGGCGGGCCGTGCGCACGGGTGGTGCCTGAGCCGTGCGCACGGCCCGCCGTGGTGCGGCGGAGCGACGGTGCGGCGGAGCGACGGTGCGGCGGAGCGACGGTGCGGCGGAGCGACGGTGCCGGGCGACGGTGCGGGTCAGCCGGCGGCCTGCTCCGCCATGCGGCGGCGCAGGCTGGCCGGACGCATGTCGGTCCAGATCTCGTCGATGTGCGCGAGGCACTCCTCGCGGCTGCCTTCGGTGCCCTCGGCGTGCCAGCCGGCCGGGAGGTCGCGGTCGGCCCACCAGACCGAGAACTGCTCCTCGTCGTTGTGGACCACGCGGAATGCGGCGGGAACGGACTGCTGTTCGGACATGGCTGTCTCCTGGAGAGGGGGTCGGGCGGGTGTCATACGGAGGTGGTGAGGGGGGGCTCCCACAGGTGGGAGACCGCTCCGAAGTGCCGGGTGACCCAGGCGTCGGAGTACACGGTGTCGAGGTAGCGGTCCCCGCCGTCGGGGAAGACGAGCACGCACTGGGAGCCCGCAGGGATCCGGTCGGCGAGTTGTTCCAGGGCCGCGACGACGGCTCCGGAGGAGGCCCCCGCGAGGACGGCCTCGCGGCGCACCAGCCGACGGCAGGCGGCGACGCTGTCGAGGTCGGGTACGTGGACCACCTCGTCGGCCAGGGTCAGGTCGGCGAGCGGCGGCCGGATGGCCGCGCCGTGGCCGGGCAGCAGCCGGGGACCGGGCGGGTTGCCGAAGATGGCGCTGCCGGCGGCGTCCACTCCCACGACGGTGGTGTCCAGGTCGTTCGCGCGGATGTACTCGGCGCAGCCCCGCAGGGTTCCGAAGGTGCTGACGGCCGAGAAGAGGTAGTCGACGCGGCCGCCGAGCGCACGGTCGATCTCCTCCATCGTGCGGTGGTGTGCGATCGGGTTGAGCGGGTTGCTGTACTGGTTGGGCCAGTAGGCACCGGGGAGCTGCTCGGTCAGTTCCCGGACCCGGCGCAGCCGGGAGGGCAGGAACTCGCCGGTCTGCGGGTCGGGTTCGGTGACGATCTCGACCTCGGCCTGGTAGGCGCGCAGGAGGTCGATGTTGCGCGCGGTGGTGCGGGCGTCGACGACGCAGATGAACCGCAGGCCGAAGCTGCGGCACAGCTGGGCCAGTCCCACCCCGAGGTTGCCGGAGCTGGACTCGACGACCACGGACCGGGCCGGTTCGAGTTCGCCGGTGGCGACCTTGTCCGCGAGCAGGCGCAGGGCGGTGCGGTCCTTGATGCTGCCGCCGGGGTTGAAGCGTTCCATCTTGGCGTAGATCCGGGACGGGAAGTCGGGCAGGATCCGGTCCAGCGCCACCAGCGGGGTGCCACCGATGGTCTCGCGCAGCCCTTGGGCGAGGGCGCGGCGTCCAGGCTTCATGAGGGGCGGGTCTCCCCGGGCAGGAAGCCCTCCACCTCCACGCCCAGCCCCTTGGCGGCGGCTTCGGCGTGGACCCGGGCGGCCAGGGCGATGTCGAGGGCGCCGAGTCCGAAGGGGGAGTAGACGAGGGTGCGGGCGGGGTCGCGGCGGAAGGAGGCGGGGTCGCGCAGGATCCGTCCGATCTCGGCGTCGACGAAGTCCCGCTTCCCGGTGGCCTGTTCGGTGAGGTGGACCGAGGTCTGCTCGCGGCTGACGTGGTCGGTGTCGTCGGTGACGTTCTGCGCCGCGAGGATGTCCTCGACCTTGATGTCGCGCAGGGAGACGTGCAGGACGGTGGACCCGGGGGCGAGCGGAGCGAGGTCCAGGTGGGGCGTGGCGGCGGTCGTGGCGAGGGAGACCAGGCGGTGGGCCGCGAGGGCCTCGCCGACCGTGTCCGCGACCGTCACGCCGAGGCCGGTGAGCTCGGCGGCGCGGCGGGCGAAGAGCGCGGCGCGGGCCGGGTCCTGGTCGTGGACGGTGGCGTGGCGCAGCCCCGGCAGTTCCGAGCGCAGGAAGCGCAGCACTTCCAGGTTGATGACGCCGCAGCCGATGAGTGCGGCGCCGTGGGTGTCGGGCTCGGCGGTGAACAGCCGCGCGGCGACGGCCGCACTGGCGGCGGTCCGCTTGGCGGAGATCACCGAGCCCTCGACCAGGGCGGCCGGGCGGCCGGTGCCCGCCTCGTTGAGGATGATCGCCGCGCTGGCGCGTTCCAGACCCTGTTCGAGGTTTCCGGGAAAGGAGGATATCCATTTCATCCCGGTCGCGGGCTCGTCTCCCCCGACGAACGCGGGAAGACCGATGATGCGGTCGCGCGGGGAGTCCGGGAAACGCAGGAATATCGAGTGCGGCAGTGCGGTACGGCCTTCGTCATGGGCCTTGTACGTCTTTTCCACGACGTCGGCCACGAGGCGTTCCTGCCCGTCCAGTATCTGCCGGACGTCGGCATGACGCAGAATCAGCATGGTGTCGCTTCCTTATGCTCGAAGTTCTCCGGGCAGCGGTCCCCGCCGGCCGGAGCGACGATGACGCAGTTCGATCCGGCTGGGATCCGGTGGGCGAGCTGGACGAGGGCGGCGGCGGCCGCGCCCGCCGTGGAGTCGGCGAGCAGCCCCTCGGCGCCCAGCAGGCGCTCCCGCATGAGGGCCGCCTCCTTCGGGTCGACCCACACCACGTCGTCGACGCCGAAGGGGATCGCCAGCGGGCCGGTGGGCACCGGGGCCGGCCCGCGGCTGACCCCGATGACGGCGGTGTCCAGGCCCTGGATCCTGGCGAACTCGGCGCAGCCGCCCAGGGTGCGGGGGTAGGCCAGGTCGCACAGGACCAGGTCGACCCGGTTCTCCAGGGCCTCGGCGATCTCCCGCATCGTGTCGCTGTCCTCCTGCGGCCACACGGGGGCGGCGCTGGTGCTGAGGCGGAACGCCGGGGACACGGTGGCGATGATCTCCGCCATCCGCTCGGGGGCGGTCCCGGGGGCGACCGTCTCGTGGCGCGCCCCGTAGGCGGTGAGGAGCGCCGGGAAGGGGTCCGGTGCCCCGCCCTCCATCAGGGCGAGGAAATCGATGCCGTAGTAGCGGCACACCTGCGCGAGGGAGACGGCGAGTTCGGGGGTACAGATCTCGACGGCGAGCGAACCGTCCGGGACGCGGCCCTCGCGCCGGATCACCTCCCGTACCAGGGAGAGCGCCGTGCGGTCCTCGATGCTTCCGCCGGGGTTGTGGCGCTCCATCTTCATGAAGACGCGGGACGGGAATCCGTCGAGGAGACGGGTCAGCTCCACGAGGGGAGTGCTCCCGATGGTGGAGATGATTCCTCGGTGTACGGCCTGGTTCACTCTTTTCCTCTCTCTCCCTGGACCGCAGGGATGCCTGAATCAATGTGCGGGGGGCCTCTATCAGCCATCTATGCGAATCCCTGCGTCCGT from Streptomyces sp. NBC_01264 encodes the following:
- a CDS encoding non-ribosomal peptide synthetase, translating into MFEPRTGSSPDEIPLTHHLVARQASRTPGAVAVVDGRRSIGYAELDRSANQLAHHLRALGAGPEVPVAVCLPRGHELVTALLAVWKAGAAYVPLDPEQPPARLAWLVKDTGAAVAVTSADAADAVLAAGARPVVPAELGETLAALPDHAPGTGPDPANAAYVLYTSGSTGRPKGVVVPHAGIANRIDWAVRSLALTPADRVLQKTAPTFDAHCWEIFAPLTCGASVVIAPAGVERDPAAMVRAVGDSAATVLQVVPSVLRMLVEESGWERCAPLRAVTCAGEPLHAELAQRLRQLSAAELWNTYGPTECSVDVAAHRFDPAQTSGLVPIGRPIDGIRLLVTDPAGAPVGVGTPGELHIGGTGVARGYAGRPGLTGDRFVPDPYAKDGSRLYRTGDRVRWRADGVLEFLGRLDDQVKINGVRIEPGEIEAQLAAHPAVAGAVVTAYALPDGAKRLAGYVRLRDGETLPDLRGFLQERLPATHVPGVFVELDSFPLTTSGKVDRRALPAPGTTADTRATRHRAPATAAERLVAGVWQDILKLDSVGLDDDFFRLGGTSLQLTRLASRLRAVSGREIQLRGLFVETTLAGQAALLGPADEPGPRPVPRGTPLPLSYGQRGMWFLDRIAPQGPDWVSWVQLDVPAEAGPDTVQQVVDALTDRHEALRTRYVETDGEPLQIIDPAVRVEVRTARAAAGETGALLAADRAHGFDLEHGPLLRALLVRAEDGSQVLGLAMHHITTDGWSSGILEREFALLTEAALAGTRPLGSVLPALPVQYADYAAWQRGRLTEAALAPALAHWRTQLDGAPELALPTDRPRPAVRDGKGAAALFEVPADVVDGLTALGKRHGATPFMTLLTAYAAVLGRHSGQWDLSIGTPVAGRGLPELEGVVGFFLGSLVLRCRLDGSRTFAEALDAVAGTAKDAFAQPELPFERLVEELVPDRDLARTPLYQVAFDLHGGEFNGRVEDERARADLRDAWRIAHTDLTLMMRPGPDGSFFGAFEYATSLFDAATAERLAGHFTRVLAAVAADPELRLDALELAGPEERAETTARSSAPALPAGPAVPELIAAQAARTPRATAVRGDGFTLTYAELDARANRIAHHLRSLGTRPDSAVGVLLDRGPDLHAALLGVWRAGAAYVPLDPAFPAGRVEAMLDVAGARTVLTRDGYTARFADGARTVVDLGDPDGRIAAAPADAPAVPADQDRLAYVIFTSGSTGTPKGVGVPHRGLAHHLAWATATLAGAGDGGSAVFSSVAFDLVVPNLWAPLTCGQGVHLLPGNLDLSELGKRLADGGPYSFLKLTPGHLEILGHQLDDEQAAALAPVVVVAGEALQGSLADHWARLLGPGGLVNEYGPTETSVGTCIHPLTAPVAEGIVPIGSPLPGMVMRVLDANLREVPLGATGELHVGGTGVARGYLGRPGHTADRFLPDPHGPAGARLYRTGDLVRRLPGGAVDFLGRGDDQVKIRGHRIELGEIRAVLAGHPRLRDAVVVTHRTASGELALAGYTVAAGEQAPTEEELQAYCARRLPDYMIPPVLVPVPAIPLNANGKLDRAALPAPAAAPAPEAGPAAPLSPAEQRISEIWHDILGREVTAHDHFFRSGGNSILAIRLIAELHEEFDIHLPVRTVFEQPTVAGQAQAVEDAIRAEIDELSDEEQHA
- the sbnA gene encoding 2,3-diaminopropionate biosynthesis protein SbnA gives rise to the protein MKPGRRALAQGLRETIGGTPLVALDRILPDFPSRIYAKMERFNPGGSIKDRTALRLLADKVATGELEPARSVVVESSSGNLGVGLAQLCRSFGLRFICVVDARTTARNIDLLRAYQAEVEIVTEPDPQTGEFLPSRLRRVRELTEQLPGAYWPNQYSNPLNPIAHHRTMEEIDRALGGRVDYLFSAVSTFGTLRGCAEYIRANDLDTTVVGVDAAGSAIFGNPPGPRLLPGHGAAIRPPLADLTLADEVVHVPDLDSVAACRRLVRREAVLAGASSGAVVAALEQLADRIPAGSQCVLVFPDGGDRYLDTVYSDAWVTRHFGAVSHLWEPPLTTSV
- the sbnB gene encoding 2,3-diaminopropionate biosynthesis protein SbnB encodes the protein MLILRHADVRQILDGQERLVADVVEKTYKAHDEGRTALPHSIFLRFPDSPRDRIIGLPAFVGGDEPATGMKWISSFPGNLEQGLERASAAIILNEAGTGRPAALVEGSVISAKRTAASAAVAARLFTAEPDTHGAALIGCGVINLEVLRFLRSELPGLRHATVHDQDPARAALFARRAAELTGLGVTVADTVGEALAAHRLVSLATTAATPHLDLAPLAPGSTVLHVSLRDIKVEDILAAQNVTDDTDHVSREQTSVHLTEQATGKRDFVDAEIGRILRDPASFRRDPARTLVYSPFGLGALDIALAARVHAEAAAKGLGVEVEGFLPGETRPS
- a CDS encoding MbtH family protein → MSEQQSVPAAFRVVHNDEEQFSVWWADRDLPAGWHAEGTEGSREECLAHIDEIWTDMRPASLRRRMAEQAAG
- a CDS encoding pyridoxal-phosphate dependent enzyme; its protein translation is MNQAVHRGIISTIGSTPLVELTRLLDGFPSRVFMKMERHNPGGSIEDRTALSLVREVIRREGRVPDGSLAVEICTPELAVSLAQVCRYYGIDFLALMEGGAPDPFPALLTAYGARHETVAPGTAPERMAEIIATVSPAFRLSTSAAPVWPQEDSDTMREIAEALENRVDLVLCDLAYPRTLGGCAEFARIQGLDTAVIGVSRGPAPVPTGPLAIPFGVDDVVWVDPKEAALMRERLLGAEGLLADSTAGAAAAALVQLAHRIPAGSNCVIVAPAGGDRCPENFEHKEATPC